The following are from one region of the Arcobacter defluvii genome:
- the nuoK gene encoding NADH-quinone oxidoreductase subunit NuoK, which produces MTLNAYLILSTVLFSIGLIGVIRRKNVLMLFFSTEIMLNAVNVGLAAISKFHGDLTGQMFAFFIIAVAASEVAIGLGLLILWYKRTGSINLDDIAGMKG; this is translated from the coding sequence ATGACACTTAATGCTTATTTGATACTTTCAACAGTTTTATTTTCAATTGGTTTAATTGGAGTTATTCGAAGAAAGAATGTATTAATGCTTTTTTTCTCAACAGAAATTATGCTAAACGCTGTAAATGTTGGACTTGCAGCAATTTCTAAATTTCATGGAGATTTAACAGGGCAAATGTTTGCATTTTTTATTATTGCTGTTGCTGCAAGTGAAGTTGCAATTGGTTTGGGACTTTTAATTCTTTGGTACAAAAGAACAGGTTCTATCAATTTAGATGATATTGCAGGAATGAAGGGATAA
- a CDS encoding NADH-quinone oxidoreductase subunit J yields MFEIIAFIIFSILTIGMFSIVVLTNNSLYALSALASGMIFISGFFFLLNADFLGAVQIVVYTGAVMSLYAFGMMFFDSLSEVKEKINNPRLVFLLSGVIALIVVVVLIAPIIGKNIKAEFPVHPEYGNTVDVGLVLFTKYLLPFELAALMLLVAMVGGIVLAGKKMNESYSEMKEEEIDEKIRLEESSTKDVK; encoded by the coding sequence ATGTTTGAAATTATAGCTTTTATAATATTTTCTATTTTAACTATTGGTATGTTTAGTATAGTAGTTTTAACTAATAATTCACTTTATGCTTTAAGTGCATTAGCCTCTGGGATGATTTTTATTTCAGGATTTTTCTTTTTGTTAAATGCTGATTTTTTAGGTGCAGTTCAAATTGTAGTTTATACAGGTGCTGTTATGTCTTTATATGCTTTTGGAATGATGTTTTTTGATTCTTTATCTGAAGTTAAAGAAAAAATTAATAATCCAAGGTTAGTATTTTTACTTTCTGGAGTGATAGCTTTAATAGTTGTAGTTGTTTTAATTGCTCCAATTATTGGAAAAAATATTAAAGCAGAATTTCCTGTTCATCCTGAATATGGGAATACAGTAGATGTAGGTCTTGTATTATTTACAAAATATTTACTTCCTTTTGAACTTGCTGCACTTATGCTTCTAGTTGCAATGGTAGGTGGAATTGTATTGGCAGGAAAAAAAATGAATGAATCATATTCAGAAATGAAAGAAGAAGAGATAGATGAAAAAATCAGACTTGAAGAATCATCTACAAAGGATGTTAAATGA
- the nuoI gene encoding NADH-quinone oxidoreductase subunit NuoI yields the protein MELKKFKNRNISEDYIVVQEDNYPKTNWDMFKQVLSRSIKGELFVGMRITFGIMYRALFKGEMATVQYPKEKLPIGPRYRAVHKLLRLLESGEERCIGCGLCEKICISNCIRMETRIDENSRKEVMQYTINMGRCIFCGYCAEVCPELAIVHGGRYENSSEQRAHFSLKEDILTSANGLGTQLEFDGYGSVSPDADKKIKKTPLSY from the coding sequence ATGGAACTAAAAAAGTTTAAAAATAGAAATATTAGTGAAGATTATATTGTAGTTCAAGAGGATAATTACCCTAAAACTAACTGGGATATGTTCAAACAAGTTTTATCTCGTTCAATCAAAGGTGAATTATTTGTTGGAATGAGAATTACTTTTGGAATAATGTATAGAGCATTATTTAAAGGTGAAATGGCAACTGTTCAATATCCAAAAGAAAAACTTCCAATTGGTCCAAGATATAGAGCCGTACATAAACTTCTTAGATTATTAGAATCAGGAGAAGAGAGATGTATTGGTTGTGGACTTTGTGAAAAAATTTGTATTTCAAATTGTATTAGAATGGAAACAAGAATTGATGAAAATTCTAGAAAAGAAGTTATGCAATATACAATTAATATGGGAAGATGTATTTTCTGTGGATACTGTGCTGAGGTTTGCCCAGAACTAGCAATTGTTCATGGTGGAAGATATGAAAATTCAAGTGAGCAAAGAGCACATTTTTCACTTAAAGAAGATATTTTAACTTCTGCAAATGGTTTAGGAACGCAACTTGAATTTGATGGTTATGGTTCAGTATCTCCTGATGCAGATAAAAAAATCAAAAAAACACCATTATCATACTAA
- the nuoH gene encoding NADH-quinone oxidoreductase subunit NuoH: METSIIIETIVKVVVVLAVFSALAGFTTYIERKILAFMQRRLGPTNVGPYGLLQIVADGIKLFCKEDIIPANVNKKIFMVAPLITASTAFIAMSAVPFFPEFEMFGYTVRPIISDINVGVLFVLSVGAVGLYGPLLGGMSSANKWALLGGARTAIQLLSYEVVSGLSLLAPLMMVGSLSLIDINNYQAGGVSNWIIWSQPLAFLLFVMAGFAETNRTPFDLLEHEAELVAGYATEYSGMRWGMFFIGEYANLFTISFLIALIFLGGFEPLWFIPGGLAIVLKVMFLIFVFLWTRASWPHIRPDQLMWLCWKILMPLAILNVLVTGFVMMF; the protein is encoded by the coding sequence ATGGAAACAAGTATTATTATAGAAACTATTGTAAAAGTAGTAGTTGTACTTGCAGTTTTTTCAGCACTTGCTGGATTTACAACTTATATAGAAAGAAAAATTCTAGCTTTTATGCAAAGAAGATTAGGACCTACAAACGTTGGACCTTATGGATTATTACAAATCGTTGCAGATGGAATCAAATTATTTTGTAAAGAGGATATTATACCTGCAAATGTAAATAAAAAAATATTTATGGTTGCACCATTAATTACAGCATCTACAGCTTTTATAGCTATGAGTGCAGTTCCATTTTTTCCAGAATTTGAGATGTTTGGATATACAGTAAGACCAATTATTAGTGATATTAATGTTGGAGTTTTATTTGTATTGTCTGTTGGAGCAGTTGGACTTTATGGACCACTCTTAGGTGGTATGAGTAGTGCTAATAAATGGGCATTACTTGGAGGTGCAAGAACAGCAATACAACTTTTATCATATGAAGTTGTATCTGGACTTTCACTTTTAGCACCTTTAATGATGGTAGGAAGTTTATCTTTAATTGATATTAATAATTACCAAGCAGGTGGAGTTTCAAATTGGATTATTTGGTCCCAACCTTTAGCTTTTTTATTATTTGTTATGGCAGGTTTTGCTGAAACAAATAGAACTCCTTTTGACTTACTTGAACATGAAGCAGAGTTAGTTGCTGGATATGCAACTGAATATTCAGGAATGAGATGGGGAATGTTTTTTATTGGAGAATATGCAAATTTATTTACAATTTCTTTTTTAATTGCATTGATTTTTTTAGGTGGATTTGAGCCATTATGGTTTATACCTGGTGGACTAGCAATAGTTTTAAAAGTTATGTTTTTAATTTTTGTTTTCTTATGGACAAGAGCTTCTTGGCCTCATATTAGACCTGACCAGTTAATGTGGTTATGTTGGAAGATTTTAATGCCACTTGCCATACTAAATGTTTTAGTAACTGGTTTTGTGATGATGTTTTAG
- a CDS encoding NADH-quinone oxidoreductase subunit G produces MSDMITLTIDGKSIAAKEGESILNVARANNVFVPAVCYLTRCSPTLACRLCLVEADGKQVYGCNTKVKDGMDISTITENISKERRAIMEVYDVNHPLQCGVCDQSGECELQNYSLYMKVDSQSYSIKDIHRPTQHWGVMNYDPALCIVCERCVTVCKDMVGSSALSTVKRDSDNIDKVFKDEMPKDAYAMWNKLNKSLIGYDADACTNCGECISACPVGALVSHDFQYTSNAWELKKIPAANPHSSDCAFMYYEIKHDSIDNHRTKRIYRVNSEPHYSTVNGAGRFAYDFENKVEEKNKAAFDKAVEAFKGARNIKFNSYITNEEALILQKISEFTGAKLVNEDARRYQEFLKNYSKISGKTLYSSKLSDVHNSNFVISVGAYLKSDLPNARYAFNNSVVMNKGAGLYFHPVADPVMEKIGKIGKTTDFIYHAPMVEESILYFILYKFGKNLPAEVQSYIDSKKEIKTKTVTEVVKENVVEMVVDEATGEEKEVKKVVSKNVSTEVSYEMVSFVEDFGRDEKFLDLVDEMLAKKDAFSLIVGEDLITHPNSENLAKLCGLIDAYTDFNVVIIPSQTNTLGVAQICTLSSEVDGLSVGYNMKADFELSALGDGDLDVPALNQQEGTFTNIDKKVIPTNAALEFKGYTLNEVANEVLGCDVEYTIDYTVKLPINKGYKTVKFDDLSNHFGNDQVEYRGYEINSFEVLKKERVKEANTERLVLEENEIVIYKANPINQFNEFTAIAHEFKEKLQDGIFFSKESFENLGLVEGDKVKVNANNQELTLNAYVDIQIKGNISYVSTFMKNSSSNALFNSYRFNKAKVAKV; encoded by the coding sequence ATGAGTGATATGATTACACTAACAATTGACGGAAAATCTATTGCTGCAAAAGAGGGTGAATCTATATTAAATGTAGCAAGAGCAAATAATGTTTTTGTTCCAGCTGTTTGTTATTTGACTAGATGTTCTCCAACTTTAGCCTGTAGATTATGTCTGGTTGAAGCTGATGGGAAACAAGTTTATGGCTGTAATACTAAAGTAAAAGATGGAATGGATATTTCAACTATTACAGAGAATATTAGTAAAGAAAGAAGAGCTATTATGGAGGTTTATGATGTAAACCATCCATTACAATGTGGTGTTTGTGACCAAAGTGGAGAGTGTGAATTACAAAATTACTCTTTATATATGAAAGTAGATTCTCAAAGTTACAGTATAAAAGATATTCATAGACCAACTCAACATTGGGGAGTTATGAATTATGATCCAGCTTTATGTATTGTTTGTGAAAGATGTGTAACTGTATGTAAAGATATGGTTGGATCAAGTGCTCTTAGTACAGTAAAAAGAGATTCAGATAATATTGATAAAGTATTTAAAGATGAAATGCCAAAAGATGCATATGCTATGTGGAATAAACTTAATAAATCACTTATTGGTTATGATGCTGATGCCTGTACCAACTGTGGTGAGTGTATAAGTGCCTGTCCTGTTGGTGCACTTGTATCTCACGATTTCCAATATACTTCAAATGCTTGGGAGTTAAAAAAAATACCAGCTGCTAATCCTCACTCTTCTGACTGTGCTTTTATGTATTATGAAATTAAACATGATTCAATTGATAATCATAGAACAAAAAGAATATATAGAGTAAATAGCGAACCTCATTATTCAACTGTAAATGGTGCAGGAAGATTCGCTTATGATTTTGAAAATAAAGTTGAAGAAAAAAATAAAGCTGCATTTGATAAAGCTGTAGAAGCATTTAAAGGTGCAAGAAATATTAAATTTAATTCATATATTACAAATGAAGAAGCATTGATTTTACAAAAAATTTCGGAATTTACAGGTGCAAAACTTGTAAATGAAGATGCAAGAAGATACCAAGAATTTTTGAAAAATTATTCTAAAATTTCTGGAAAAACTTTATATTCTTCAAAACTTTCAGATGTACATAACTCAAACTTTGTAATTTCTGTTGGGGCTTATTTAAAATCAGATTTACCAAATGCAAGATATGCCTTTAATAATTCAGTTGTTATGAATAAAGGTGCAGGATTATATTTTCATCCAGTAGCTGATCCAGTTATGGAAAAAATTGGGAAAATTGGGAAAACAACAGATTTTATCTATCATGCTCCAATGGTTGAAGAGTCAATCTTATATTTCATCTTATATAAATTTGGAAAAAATTTACCAGCTGAAGTTCAATCATATATAGATTCTAAAAAAGAGATTAAAACAAAAACTGTAACTGAAGTTGTAAAAGAAAACGTTGTTGAGATGGTTGTTGATGAAGCAACGGGTGAAGAAAAAGAGGTTAAAAAAGTAGTTTCTAAAAATGTATCAACAGAAGTTTCATATGAAATGGTTTCATTTGTTGAAGATTTTGGAAGAGATGAAAAATTCCTTGATTTAGTTGATGAAATGTTAGCTAAAAAAGATGCCTTCTCTTTAATAGTTGGAGAAGATTTAATAACTCATCCAAATAGTGAAAATTTAGCAAAATTATGTGGATTAATTGATGCTTATACAGATTTTAATGTAGTAATTATTCCATCACAAACAAATACTTTAGGTGTTGCCCAAATTTGTACACTTTCAAGTGAAGTTGATGGTTTAAGTGTTGGTTATAACATGAAAGCTGATTTTGAACTTTCTGCTTTAGGTGATGGTGATTTAGATGTACCAGCTCTTAATCAACAAGAAGGAACTTTTACAAATATTGATAAAAAAGTAATTCCTACGAATGCTGCTTTAGAGTTTAAAGGTTATACTTTAAATGAAGTTGCAAATGAAGTTTTAGGTTGCGATGTAGAATATACTATTGATTATACAGTTAAACTTCCAATAAACAAAGGTTATAAAACTGTTAAGTTTGATGATTTATCAAATCATTTTGGAAATGACCAAGTTGAATACAGAGGATATGAAATTAACTCTTTTGAAGTATTAAAAAAAGAGAGGGTAAAAGAAGCTAATACTGAAAGATTAGTTTTAGAAGAAAATGAGATTGTAATTTATAAAGCGAATCCAATTAATCAATTTAATGAATTTACAGCAATTGCCCATGAATTTAAAGAAAAACTTCAAGATGGAATATTCTTTTCAAAAGAATCTTTTGAGAATTTAGGTTTAGTTGAAGGTGATAAAGTAAAAGTAAATGCAAATAATCAAGAATTGACTTTAAACGCATATGTTGATATTCAAATAAAAGGAAACATTTCTTATGTTTCTACATTTATGAAAAATAGTTCTTCAAATGCTCTATTTAATAGTTATAGATTTAATAAAGCAAAAGTGGCAAAGGTATAA
- a CDS encoding NADH-ubiquinone oxidoreductase subunit E family protein, which yields MKRFDLRFLKNDFYDRMLELLDKQIAAEETAIIMFEIGDFSNIQKSADVIYEAGYTLMNSIKFNEVDWTLVVKKVKPEPKVIVESVESESNE from the coding sequence ATGAAAAGATTTGATTTAAGATTTTTAAAAAATGACTTTTATGACAGAATGTTAGAACTACTTGATAAACAAATAGCTGCTGAAGAAACAGCAATTATTATGTTTGAAATTGGAGATTTTTCAAATATCCAAAAATCTGCAGATGTAATTTATGAAGCTGGTTATACTTTGATGAATTCAATCAAATTCAATGAAGTAGATTGGACTTTAGTGGTTAAAAAAGTAAAACCAGAGCCTAAAGTTATAGTTGAATCAGTAGAAAGTGAATCAAATGAATAA
- the nuoD gene encoding NADH dehydrogenase (quinone) subunit D, protein MQQPNRLKPFFENIHFEREDNTMMVNFGPQHPSAHGQLRLVLELQGEEVVKSRPMIGYLHRGMEKMAENMIYNEFLPTTDRMDYIAATSNNYGYALAIEQLLGIEAPRRAEIIRTMLLELNRITSHLFWLATHALDVGAMSMFLYCFREREYAMDLIEDYCGARLTHSAVRIGGVPLDLPANWIDDCKSFLEVLAKELKTYEGLLTENRIWKMRLENVGVITPKMAKEWACSGVALRGSGIKWDLRKEMPYGLYPELKFDIPVSNTCDAYGRYKICIAEIKESAKILEQLFLMYPESDSQLMAHAPNYISAPKEQIMTQNYSLMQHFVLVTQGMRPPVGEVYVATESPKGELGYFVVSDGSPYAYRLKLRTPSFQHTAILEELLVGCQLADVVTIIGNLNIVFGEIDR, encoded by the coding sequence ATGCAACAACCAAATAGATTAAAACCTTTTTTTGAAAATATTCATTTTGAACGTGAAGATAATACTATGATGGTGAATTTTGGACCACAACATCCATCAGCTCATGGTCAGTTAAGACTTGTACTTGAACTTCAAGGAGAAGAAGTTGTAAAATCTAGACCAATGATTGGATACCTTCATAGAGGTATGGAAAAAATGGCGGAAAATATGATTTATAACGAATTTCTGCCAACAACAGATAGAATGGATTATATAGCTGCAACTTCAAATAACTATGGATATGCTTTAGCAATTGAGCAACTTTTAGGTATCGAAGCTCCAAGACGTGCAGAAATTATTAGAACTATGTTACTTGAATTAAATAGAATTACTTCACATCTTTTTTGGCTTGCAACCCATGCTCTTGATGTAGGTGCAATGTCTATGTTCCTTTACTGTTTTAGAGAAAGAGAATATGCAATGGACTTAATAGAAGATTATTGTGGAGCTAGACTTACTCATAGTGCAGTAAGAATTGGAGGTGTTCCTTTAGATTTACCAGCAAATTGGATTGATGATTGTAAATCGTTTTTAGAAGTTTTAGCTAAAGAATTAAAAACTTATGAAGGTCTTCTAACTGAAAATAGAATTTGGAAAATGAGGCTTGAAAATGTTGGAGTTATTACTCCAAAAATGGCAAAAGAGTGGGCTTGTTCTGGTGTCGCTTTAAGAGGTAGTGGAATCAAATGGGATTTAAGAAAAGAAATGCCTTATGGATTATACCCAGAATTAAAATTTGATATTCCCGTATCAAATACTTGTGATGCATATGGAAGATACAAAATTTGTATTGCTGAAATAAAAGAATCAGCAAAAATTTTAGAACAATTATTTTTAATGTATCCAGAATCGGATTCTCAACTTATGGCACATGCTCCAAATTATATTTCAGCTCCAAAAGAGCAAATAATGACACAAAATTACTCTTTAATGCAACACTTTGTACTTGTAACTCAAGGTATGAGACCACCAGTTGGTGAAGTATATGTTGCTACTGAATCACCAAAAGGTGAATTAGGATATTTTGTTGTAAGTGATGGAAGTCCTTATGCTTATAGATTAAAATTAAGAACTCCTAGTTTCCAACATACTGCAATTTTAGAAGAGTTGTTAGTTGGATGTCAATTAGCTGACGTTGTTACAATAATTGGTAATTTAAATATAGTTTTTGGTGAGATTGACAGATGA
- a CDS encoding NADH-quinone oxidoreductase subunit C, whose amino-acid sequence MRKYTPKDNVQRQAYFSDRFFVSPNVPRYEINEDEIFAKDFEKISSELTIIDSYIEHTHLVLYINKNDIVKMMTYLKNELKYEMLMELSAIDYLASKDGYEVFYEMLSLSKHKRLRVKCFVQKDETIESVTSLYKSANWSEREMYDMLGVKVVNHPNMKRIIMPDDWYDHPLKKTYPLQGDEVAAWYEVDKIFGKEARDIIGPEQRDPAAIDRYDTTRFARLGHEVPNGVDISEFEPETPISYQEENAPLLKKLKPEESVVLKRRR is encoded by the coding sequence ATGAGAAAATATACACCAAAAGATAATGTTCAAAGACAAGCTTATTTTTCAGATAGATTTTTTGTGAGTCCAAATGTTCCAAGATATGAAATAAATGAAGATGAAATTTTTGCAAAAGATTTTGAGAAAATTTCTAGTGAACTAACAATTATAGATTCTTATATTGAGCATACTCATTTAGTTTTATATATTAATAAAAATGATATTGTAAAAATGATGACATATTTAAAAAATGAATTGAAATATGAAATGTTAATGGAATTATCTGCAATTGATTATTTAGCTTCAAAAGATGGATATGAAGTTTTTTATGAAATGTTATCTTTAAGTAAACATAAAAGATTAAGAGTTAAATGTTTTGTGCAAAAAGATGAAACTATTGAGTCTGTTACTTCACTTTATAAATCAGCAAATTGGTCAGAAAGAGAAATGTATGATATGTTAGGTGTAAAAGTTGTAAATCATCCAAATATGAAAAGAATTATTATGCCTGATGATTGGTATGACCATCCATTGAAAAAAACTTATCCATTACAAGGTGATGAAGTTGCAGCTTGGTATGAAGTTGACAAAATTTTTGGAAAAGAAGCAAGAGATATTATAGGACCTGAGCAAAGAGATCCTGCTGCAATTGATAGATATGATACTACAAGATTTGCAAGACTTGGTCATGAAGTTCCAAATGGAGTTGATATTTCAGAATTTGAACCAGAAACACCAATCTCTTATCAAGAAGAAAATGCTCCATTATTGAAAAAATTAAAACCTGAAGAATCAGTTGTTTTAAAAAGAAGAAGGTAA
- a CDS encoding NuoB/complex I 20 kDa subunit family protein encodes MAQHKINYLQDSGAAVKLTTIDKLVNFGRSNSLWPMTYGLACCAIEMMATGASRYDFDRFGTIFRASPRQSDVLIIAGTLTKKHAEFMRRLYDQMPDPKWVISMGSCANTGGMFNTYATVQGADRIIPVDIYLPGCAPRPETLQYALMTLQQKIRKESIFRAHKKKRLV; translated from the coding sequence ATGGCACAGCATAAAATAAACTATTTACAAGATAGTGGTGCGGCTGTAAAATTAACTACAATTGATAAATTAGTTAATTTTGGTAGAAGTAACTCTTTATGGCCTATGACTTATGGACTTGCCTGTTGTGCTATTGAAATGATGGCAACAGGTGCCTCAAGATACGATTTTGATAGGTTTGGAACAATTTTTAGAGCAAGTCCTAGACAATCAGATGTTCTAATCATTGCAGGAACTTTGACTAAAAAACATGCAGAATTTATGAGAAGATTATATGATCAAATGCCAGATCCAAAATGGGTTATTTCTATGGGAAGTTGCGCAAATACAGGTGGTATGTTTAATACATACGCAACTGTTCAAGGTGCAGATAGAATAATTCCTGTAGATATATATCTTCCAGGTTGTGCTCCTAGACCTGAAACTCTTCAATATGCGCTTATGACACTCCAACAAAAAATTAGAAAAGAATCAATTTTCAGAGCTCATAAGAAAAAGAGGTTAGTGTAA
- a CDS encoding NAD(P)H-quinone oxidoreductase subunit 3: protein MTHMEFAHPYFGAFVMFLVTFGAFGATVWLARYISRKIARLDTEKLKTTLYECGPEVTKQPNRISAQFYLTALLFILFDVEIIFMFPWAIVYKQFVSFGLAWYVFGEMILFIILLAIGFVYAWKKGALEWHSIK from the coding sequence ATGACACATATGGAATTTGCCCATCCTTATTTTGGTGCATTTGTGATGTTTCTTGTTACGTTTGGTGCCTTTGGTGCAACTGTATGGCTTGCAAGATATATAAGTAGAAAAATTGCAAGATTAGATACAGAAAAATTAAAGACAACACTTTATGAGTGTGGACCTGAGGTTACAAAACAACCTAATAGAATTTCAGCACAGTTCTATTTAACGGCATTATTGTTCATTTTATTTGATGTGGAAATCATTTTTATGTTTCCGTGGGCTATAGTTTATAAACAATTTGTAAGTTTTGGATTAGCATGGTATGTTTTTGGTGAAATGATTTTATTTATCATTTTATTAGCAATTGGATTTGTATATGCTTGGAAAAAAGGAGCGCTTGAATGGCACAGCATAAAATAA
- a CDS encoding ATP-binding protein produces MKEVIDFIKAQNVETTSFFAQLKCTAEEAKILQFMSKEFVNGRDTLGVIDILAEFYDVKNYKHLEKLDLIKSLLEYGWLIQVSFDQVKLSEVSKLELINSSVSLSSAYLKMLENGANDFVLPEIKNYSDHLEYLQDQFFRIDLAQQLNVVRKNFDVNSPSSNRLKSKLILLENRIKERIKVTNNSIMLEDFFKDNGLNEQEQTLFLALLKEEYSGGDGSLRDMNSLIELISSDDYEKIKYRSLLEESSTLVSKALIDYDEVLTPFGGINRNFYIPDEVLYKISHPTKKSANVGKIKLDTVIKEQDMFELISTTKTLDDVILNEKTKETLDALLKQVDKNVINRLKQWGIKDKKKGIEAKIIFYGVAGTGKTLTALALAKSLKKDVLSFDCSKILSMYIGESEKNVRNIFDKYYELRAQTKSEPVLLLNEADQFLSSRASGGVSSSDKMHNQMQNIFLEQIERFDGILIATTNLLENLDKAFSRRFNYKIEFIKPNKAQRIELWKKLIPANLPLEKDFDIEELAKYELTGGQIELVIKNTAYKIAVSDEPLFKLEDFKEQITKEKKGQFDSETKVGFF; encoded by the coding sequence ATGAAAGAAGTAATTGATTTTATAAAAGCACAGAATGTTGAAACGACAAGTTTCTTTGCACAATTAAAATGTACAGCAGAAGAGGCAAAAATTTTACAATTTATGTCAAAAGAGTTTGTTAATGGACGCGATACTTTAGGAGTGATAGATATTTTAGCTGAATTTTATGATGTAAAAAATTATAAACATTTAGAAAAATTAGATTTGATTAAATCACTTTTAGAATATGGTTGGTTAATTCAAGTCTCTTTTGATCAAGTAAAATTGAGTGAAGTTTCAAAACTTGAACTTATAAATTCTAGTGTTTCTCTTTCTAGTGCATATTTAAAAATGTTAGAAAATGGTGCTAATGATTTTGTTCTTCCAGAAATTAAAAATTATAGTGACCATTTAGAATATTTACAAGATCAATTTTTTAGAATTGATTTAGCTCAACAGTTAAATGTTGTAAGAAAAAATTTTGATGTTAATAGTCCAAGTTCAAATAGATTGAAATCAAAATTAATTTTACTTGAAAATAGAATAAAAGAGAGAATTAAAGTTACAAACAACTCTATAATGCTTGAAGACTTTTTTAAAGACAATGGTTTAAATGAACAAGAACAAACTCTATTTTTAGCTTTATTAAAAGAGGAATATTCTGGTGGAGATGGAAGTTTAAGAGATATGAACTCTTTAATTGAATTAATTTCTAGTGATGATTATGAAAAGATAAAATATAGAAGTTTACTTGAAGAGAGTTCAACTCTTGTGTCAAAAGCATTGATAGATTATGATGAAGTTTTAACTCCATTTGGTGGGATAAATAGAAATTTTTATATTCCAGATGAGGTTTTATATAAAATTTCTCATCCAACTAAAAAAAGTGCAAATGTTGGAAAAATAAAACTTGATACGGTTATTAAAGAACAGGATATGTTTGAATTGATTTCTACAACAAAAACTTTAGATGATGTTATTTTAAATGAAAAAACAAAAGAGACTTTAGATGCACTTTTAAAACAAGTTGATAAAAATGTAATAAATAGATTAAAACAATGGGGAATAAAAGATAAGAAAAAGGGAATTGAAGCAAAAATTATCTTTTATGGAGTTGCAGGAACGGGTAAAACTTTAACAGCTTTAGCCTTAGCAAAATCTCTTAAAAAAGATGTATTAAGTTTTGATTGTTCTAAAATTTTATCAATGTATATTGGTGAAAGTGAAAAAAATGTAAGAAATATTTTTGATAAATATTATGAGTTAAGAGCTCAAACAAAATCAGAACCAGTTTTACTTTTAAATGAAGCAGATCAATTCTTAAGTTCACGAGCTTCAGGTGGTGTTAGCAGTAGTGATAAAATGCATAATCAAATGCAAAATATTTTCTTAGAACAGATTGAAAGATTTGATGGAATATTAATTGCAACTACAAATTTACTTGAGAATTTAGATAAAGCTTTTTCTAGAAGATTTAATTATAAGATAGAGTTTATAAAACCAAACAAAGCTCAAAGAATAGAACTTTGGAAAAAATTAATTCCTGCAAATCTTCCTTTAGAAAAAGATTTTGATATTGAAGAACTAGCAAAATATGAATTAACAGGTGGTCAAATAGAGTTAGTAATAAAAAATACTGCTTATAAGATTGCCGTTAGTGACGAGCCATTATTTAAATTAGAAGACTTTAAAGAACAAATTACAAAAGAGAAAAAAGGTCAATTTGATAGTGAGACTAAAGTAGGATTTTTTTAA
- a CDS encoding tetratricopeptide repeat protein: MFKQIASFTKLSLLLFLLNGCTNYNEAMKVLPNELSIADDCRNNNKQFEMDCYDLISYKNTFAQLRLGINAQYRGNFQEAFHRFVLAKEKGNFYANALIADLYNNGYGVAQDENKMLDLLKDVKEVDPIAAYKLSFYYLSKDDFAEVIKLLTYAAENGVKDAQNQLSILYSNGQYIEPDFEKSSFWHIQYEEGTENFINKIYGI; encoded by the coding sequence ATGTTTAAGCAAATTGCATCTTTTACAAAATTGTCATTACTTCTTTTTCTACTAAATGGTTGTACTAACTATAATGAAGCAATGAAAGTTTTGCCCAATGAATTATCTATTGCTGATGATTGTAGAAATAACAATAAACAATTTGAAATGGATTGTTATGATTTAATTTCATATAAAAATACTTTCGCCCAATTAAGACTAGGAATAAATGCTCAATATAGAGGAAATTTCCAAGAAGCATTTCATCGATTTGTGCTTGCAAAAGAAAAAGGTAATTTTTACGCAAATGCATTAATTGCTGATTTATATAACAATGGTTATGGTGTTGCACAAGATGAAAATAAAATGCTTGATTTATTAAAAGATGTAAAAGAAGTTGATCCTATTGCAGCATATAAACTATCTTTTTATTATCTTTCAAAAGATGATTTTGCAGAAGTTATAAAATTACTCACTTATGCAGCTGAAAATGGAGTAAAAGATGCACAAAATCAGTTAAGTATTCTTTACTCAAATGGTCAATATATTGAACCAGACTTTGAAAAAAGTTCTTTTTGGCATATTCAATATGAAGAAGGAACTGAAAACTTTATAAATAAAATATATGGAATATAG